The Pseudomonas sp. FP2309 genomic sequence TTTTGTTGCCTTCGCTGTCCCACAAGTACACGCCGTGGGCTTTGGTGATGATCCGCGGGCCTTTCTCTTTCAATTGCTTGAAGTCGCTGAACGGCGCCAGGTGGTGATCACTGCTCAAGGCTTGCCATTCGCGGGTTTGCGGGTTGTTGCTGGACATACCAATCTCCTAGACTTTTCAGTGAAGGGCGCTCGGGTTGCCCCGGGCGCCCGGCGCATCAGACGGCGAAGAGCAGGAATTCCCGCTCCCACGAACTGATCACGCGCTTGAAGTTTTCATGCTCGGCCCGCTTGACCGCGACGTAGCCTGTGATGAATTTCTGACCCAGGTATTTCTCGATGGTCTTGCTGTTTTCCATGCGCTCCAGGGCGTCTTCGATGGTCAACGGCAGGCGCAGGTTGCGGCGCTCGTAACCACGACCCACCACGGGTGCGCTCGGGTTGTGGCCTTCGACCATGCCGATGTAGCCGCACAACAAGCTGGCGGCAATCGCCAGGTACGGGTTGGCATCGGCGCCCGGCAGGCGGTTTTCCACGCGACGGTTCTGTGGGCCGGCATCCGGCACGCGCAGGCCGACGGTACGGTTTTCTTCGCCCCACTCCACGTTCACCGGTGCCGAGGTGTCGGGCAGGAAGCGACGGAACGAGTTCACGTTGGGGGCAAACAGCGGCAGCAGTTCGGGAATGAATTTCTGCAGACCGCCAATGTGGTTGAGAAACAGCTGGCTCATGGTCCCGTCTTCATTGGAGAAGACGTTCTTGCCGGTGGCGATGTCGATGATGCTCTGGTGCAGGTGCATCGCGCTGCCGGGCTCGCCGGTCATCGGCTTGGCCATAAAGGTGGCCGCCACGTTGTGCTTGAGCGCGGCTTCACGCATGGTGCGCTTGAACACCAGGATCTGGTCGGCCAGGGACAGTGCATCGCCGTGACGGAAGTTGATTTCCATCTGCGCGGTGCCGTCTTCGTGGATCAGGGTGTCGAGGTCCAGTTCTTGCAGTTCGCACCAGTCGTAGACGTCTTCGAACAGCGGGTCGAATTCGTTGGCCGCTTCTATAGAGAAGGACTGGCGACCCGTCTCCGGACGCCCGGAACGGCCGATCGGCGGTTGCAGCGGGAAGTCCGGATCTTCGCAGCGCTTGGTCAGGTAGAACTCCATCTCCGGCGCCACGATGGGCTGC encodes the following:
- a CDS encoding glutamine synthetase family protein, translating into MSNNLDQLTDWLKDHKITEVECMIGDLTGITRGKISPTNKFIAEKGMRLPESVLLQTVTGDYVEDDIYYELLDPADIDMICRPDQNAVFLVPWAIEPTAQVIHDTYDKQGNPIELSPRNVLKKVLKLYADRGWQPIVAPEMEFYLTKRCEDPDFPLQPPIGRSGRPETGRQSFSIEAANEFDPLFEDVYDWCELQELDLDTLIHEDGTAQMEINFRHGDALSLADQILVFKRTMREAALKHNVAATFMAKPMTGEPGSAMHLHQSIIDIATGKNVFSNEDGTMSQLFLNHIGGLQKFIPELLPLFAPNVNSFRRFLPDTSAPVNVEWGEENRTVGLRVPDAGPQNRRVENRLPGADANPYLAIAASLLCGYIGMVEGHNPSAPVVGRGYERRNLRLPLTIEDALERMENSKTIEKYLGQKFITGYVAVKRAEHENFKRVISSWEREFLLFAV